A single window of Rhizobium indicum DNA harbors:
- a CDS encoding tetratricopeptide repeat protein, whose protein sequence is MTIMTVRIASIILGGCLAASVVSGPVFAIGDDSSTTPVCKKGEIYDQKTKKCVKQQSANVSDENRADYAYSLAKAGRYEEALAVLDTVKDQNTAEVLNYRGYATRKLGRTDEGISYYLRSVKMDPQYAKVREYLGEAYVIKGQLDLAKDQLKSIKAICGTGCEEYQDLNAVILDPSKI, encoded by the coding sequence ATGACGATCATGACAGTCCGCATCGCTTCCATCATTCTCGGCGGCTGCCTTGCCGCTTCTGTTGTCTCCGGCCCGGTTTTTGCGATCGGCGATGATAGCAGCACGACGCCGGTCTGCAAGAAGGGCGAGATCTACGACCAGAAGACGAAGAAATGCGTCAAGCAGCAGAGCGCCAACGTCTCCGACGAGAACCGTGCCGACTATGCCTATTCGCTGGCCAAGGCCGGCCGCTATGAGGAGGCGCTTGCCGTGCTCGACACGGTCAAGGACCAGAACACTGCCGAAGTACTGAACTATCGCGGTTATGCCACCCGCAAGCTTGGCCGCACCGACGAGGGCATTTCCTATTATCTGCGGTCGGTGAAGATGGACCCGCAATATGCCAAGGTCCGCGAATATCTCGGCGAAGCCTATGTCATCAAGGGTCAGCTCGATCTCGCCAAGGACCAGCTGAAGTCAATCAAGGCGATCTGCGGCACCGGCTGCGAGGAATATCAGGATCTGAACGCTGTCATCCTCGACCCGTCGAAGATCTGA